The Patescibacteria group bacterium region GCGATTTCTTGGAGGAGATAATCCGTCTGGCGATCAATCGCTATAAGAACAACGACCCGTATTATCATCTGCAATCTAATTTGCTCTAAATCCATATGGTTAAGACCCCATCGCTCAAGACTCTAACTAAATCCTCCGACTGCTTTACTTGCCCTGACCCTTGTTGCCGTTTTGCTAAAGATGACGCCTATTTTGCTCCCGTGCTAGATGAAAAGGAATTAGCCAGATTGCGCCAGGCTGGCCGGTCGTTCGCGGTCTTGAAAAAGGGAAAAGGGGTCTATCTTTTGCGTTTGCGCCGGGGTCGGCGTCCCGGTCAAGGGCGGCTAGCTGGAACAGAAATATATGTTTGTCCCTTGCTGGATGAAGCTAGCGGCGCCTGTATCGCCTATGAGAATCGGCCGCTTGATTGCAGCCTCTGGCCCTTCATATTTTCTCGCAGTGCTGATGGCCAAAGAGTGATTCTGGCGGTTTTTAAAGGCATTTGTCCGAGTTTGAATCAGCGCAGCGCTAAGGAAAAGAAGGCTTATATAGATTACCTTAAAGAATATTTAGATCGGACTGATTACCAGAGCCGTCTTAAGAAATATCCCGCTCTAATCTGGGATTATGAGCCGGCAACCGAAGAGTTGATGACTATTTTTTGATTTCGCCCGTCTTTATTGGCTTTTTTATTAGGGTATGTTATAATACCCTTATAAACATTGAGGATTTTAAAATTTACAATAATTAAGAGCTGAGTCTATTAAATTTCCTTAGATTTTTCCAAGGTTATTAATAGTCGAGCCCCATGCAAAATTATGTCAAAAATGACTAAGTCCCAGCTGATTGCCAACCTGGCAGAAGCAACATCTTTAAGTAAAAAGGAGGTTAACAATTTCATGGAAGCCTTAGCGGATACTGTTTACAAGGAAGTAAAGAAGACTGGCGAATGTATCGTTCCTGGCTTCGGCAAATTAGTCAAAGCTA contains the following coding sequences:
- a CDS encoding YkgJ family cysteine cluster protein; its protein translation is MVKTPSLKTLTKSSDCFTCPDPCCRFAKDDAYFAPVLDEKELARLRQAGRSFAVLKKGKGVYLLRLRRGRRPGQGRLAGTEIYVCPLLDEASGACIAYENRPLDCSLWPFIFSRSADGQRVILAVFKGICPSLNQRSAKEKKAYIDYLKEYLDRTDYQSRLKKYPALIWDYEPATEELMTIF
- a CDS encoding HU family DNA-binding protein; this encodes MSKMTKSQLIANLAEATSLSKKEVNNFMEALADTVYKEVKKTGECIVPGFGKLVKAKRKAREGRNPATGETIKIPAKTVVKFRLAKAVKDTIL